The Flavobacterium piscisymbiosum genome includes a region encoding these proteins:
- a CDS encoding OmpA family protein, producing MKIKYIVSTILFALIALKGNAQTASQNKADKDYTQYAYIDAIGTYERVAEKGYKDETMFQRLGNAYYFNGELIKAAKWYNALFEMNAEQEPEYYYRYAQTLKAMGDYAKADKILEAFNKKIATDKRGILFENNKNYLEQIKANSGRFEIANAGINSKQTDYGSAYYNNQIVFASARDTGGISRKTFKWTNKAFTNLYLAELKADGTLGEPERFQKKINSKFNESTPVFTKDGKTMYFTRNNYLKGKRGRDDQKITLLKLYKADFIKDKWTNVTELPFNSNQYSTAHPAISNDEKKLYFASDMPGTLGQSDLYSVTINDDKTFGKPENLGPAINTEGRETFPFIAADNQLYFASDGRPGLGGLDVFVSTIKNDDTFTAVQNVGAPINSKQDDFAFIINSDTSNGFFSSNREGGIGNDDIYKITETRKLLCEQKLKATIVDLETNKILDNAKVTLLDEQFKVIDEVVTQADGSFTFNVECTKKYYVRATKEDYETKEIPVTIIGEAGETSVVVALEKRIKPIGVGTDLAKTLNIPIIYFDLDKSFIRKDAAFELEKILVVMKQYPKMKIDVRSHTDSRQTAEYNIALSNRRAKATVQWLTKNGIASNRLTGKGYGESQLINNCADGVSCTEAEHQLNRRSEFIIISIE from the coding sequence ATGAAAATTAAATATATAGTATCCACCATACTTTTTGCACTTATAGCGCTAAAAGGAAACGCGCAAACAGCTAGTCAGAATAAAGCAGATAAAGATTATACCCAATATGCTTATATTGATGCAATTGGAACTTATGAAAGAGTTGCAGAAAAAGGATATAAAGATGAAACCATGTTTCAGCGATTAGGTAATGCTTATTATTTTAATGGCGAATTAATTAAGGCTGCCAAATGGTACAATGCTCTTTTTGAAATGAATGCAGAGCAGGAACCGGAATATTATTACCGCTATGCACAAACTTTAAAAGCAATGGGAGATTACGCTAAAGCGGATAAAATCCTCGAAGCCTTCAATAAAAAAATAGCAACAGATAAAAGAGGTATTTTATTCGAAAATAATAAAAACTATCTCGAGCAAATAAAAGCCAATTCAGGAAGGTTCGAAATTGCGAATGCCGGAATAAATTCGAAGCAAACGGATTATGGAAGTGCATATTATAACAACCAAATTGTCTTTGCATCTGCCAGAGATACAGGAGGTATAAGTAGAAAGACATTTAAATGGACCAATAAAGCGTTTACCAATTTATATTTGGCGGAATTAAAAGCAGATGGAACATTAGGAGAACCGGAACGTTTTCAAAAGAAAATCAATTCTAAATTCAATGAATCGACACCTGTTTTTACTAAAGATGGAAAAACAATGTATTTTACAAGAAACAACTATCTTAAAGGAAAAAGAGGAAGAGACGATCAGAAAATTACATTGCTAAAACTATATAAAGCAGATTTTATAAAAGATAAATGGACGAATGTAACCGAACTACCTTTTAATAGCAACCAATACAGCACGGCACATCCCGCAATTAGCAATGATGAAAAAAAGTTGTATTTCGCCTCTGATATGCCCGGAACTTTAGGACAATCGGATTTGTATAGCGTAACCATAAACGATGATAAAACCTTTGGCAAACCCGAAAATCTGGGACCTGCCATTAATACAGAAGGAAGAGAAACTTTCCCGTTTATAGCTGCAGACAATCAATTGTATTTTGCCAGTGACGGCAGACCAGGATTAGGCGGACTTGATGTATTTGTATCAACAATCAAAAACGATGATACTTTTACAGCAGTGCAAAATGTAGGTGCACCAATAAACAGTAAACAAGATGATTTTGCCTTTATTATCAATAGTGACACCAGCAACGGTTTTTTCTCTTCTAACAGAGAAGGCGGAATTGGAAACGATGATATTTACAAAATTACCGAAACACGAAAACTGCTTTGCGAGCAAAAACTAAAAGCAACAATTGTTGATTTAGAAACCAATAAAATACTGGACAATGCCAAAGTAACTTTGCTTGACGAACAATTTAAAGTTATTGATGAGGTTGTTACACAAGCAGATGGAAGTTTCACATTTAATGTAGAATGCACTAAAAAATACTATGTAAGAGCCACAAAAGAAGACTACGAAACCAAAGAAATTCCGGTAACTATAATAGGAGAAGCAGGTGAAACGAGTGTTGTAGTGGCATTAGAAAAACGAATTAAACCAATAGGGGTAGGAACTGATTTGGCCAAAACGCTCAACATACCTATTATCTATTTTGATTTGGATAAATCTTTCATTCGTAAAGATGCAGCTTTTGAACTGGAAAAAATTCTGGTAGTAATGAAACAATATCCAAAGATGAAAATCGATGTTCGTTCTCATACAGATAGTAGACAAACTGCAGAATACAATATCGCCTTATCCAACAGAAGAGCCAAAGCAACCGTGCAATGGCTAACAAAAAATGGTATCGCTTCAAATCGATTAACCGGAAAAGGATATGGCGAGAGCCAACTGATTAATAATTGTGCAGATGGAGTTTCTTGTACAGAAGCTGAACATCAGTTAAACAGACGAAGTGAGTTTATCATTATTTCGATAGAATAA
- a CDS encoding PorP/SprF family type IX secretion system membrane protein, whose product MRKLVLVFMFFSAVGFAQQDAQYTQYMYNTININPAYAGSRGALSIFGLYRTQWVGLDGAPETSSFSVNTPLSNSNLGLGVSLVNDKIGPTNENTISADLSYTVPTSETFKLSFGIKATGNLFSLDVNKLQPEHQGDPQFQDLNSKFSPNVGAGVYYHSDKAYVGLSVPNFIETNRYDDNDTAIFKDKINYYLIAGYVFDLDPYIKFKPAVLTKMVEGSPLQVDLSANFMFNDKFVAGLAYRWSAALSAMAGFQVTDGLFIGYSYDRETTRLNNYNSGSHEIFLRFEFFNNYRRITSPRFF is encoded by the coding sequence ATGAGAAAATTAGTTTTAGTTTTTATGTTTTTTTCCGCTGTAGGATTTGCACAACAAGACGCACAGTACACACAATATATGTACAACACCATCAATATAAACCCTGCTTATGCGGGTTCAAGAGGAGCATTGAGCATCTTTGGTTTGTACCGCACCCAATGGGTAGGACTTGACGGAGCACCTGAAACCAGCAGCTTTTCAGTAAATACGCCTCTTAGTAATAGTAATCTCGGACTTGGAGTTTCGCTGGTAAATGATAAAATAGGACCAACAAATGAAAATACCATATCGGCAGATTTGTCTTATACCGTTCCAACCTCTGAAACTTTCAAACTATCTTTTGGTATCAAGGCAACAGGAAACCTTTTTAGTCTTGATGTAAACAAACTGCAGCCAGAACATCAGGGTGATCCTCAATTTCAGGATCTCAACAGCAAATTCTCGCCAAATGTTGGGGCAGGAGTATACTACCATTCAGATAAAGCGTACGTAGGATTATCGGTACCCAATTTTATCGAAACCAATAGATATGATGATAATGATACAGCGATCTTCAAAGACAAAATCAACTATTATTTAATAGCAGGTTATGTGTTCGATTTAGATCCTTATATTAAATTCAAACCTGCAGTATTGACCAAAATGGTCGAAGGATCTCCGCTTCAAGTAGACCTTTCGGCAAACTTTATGTTCAATGATAAATTCGTAGCAGGTTTGGCCTATCGATGGAGCGCTGCATTAAGTGCAATGGCTGGATTTCAGGTAACCGACGGATTGTTTATTGGATATTCTTATGACCGCGAAACAACGAGATTAAATAATTATAATTCAGGTTCACATGAGATATTCCTGCGATTCGAATTCTTTAATAATTACCGTCGTATAACATCACCAAGATTCTTCTAA
- a CDS encoding DUF7507 domain-containing protein has product MRKKLPKKLLFLVLFLFFVFKGNAQYATSHYIAPSPWQYWSNANEIVLTTESTTTVTVTLKKSDGTLLATRTLTSAAPNVYRFAGSPWLLNSNPVNTIQDDRGLIVECTGGKVSVNLRNVASDQASSGGGDTDGKTIKGNASLVSFGNEGRGTAFRLGYYRSNFAGIAGFNGAANLPVYSVMAIDDNTQVKLNGANLVLLNKGQSYLFQPTGTGDLLEANKPVVANTGAYTDTPGGCGDGAVDQMAPVSILGTKYIVVRGSGTAGTGANLPEQSTIIASEENTQVTVTNYAPNGAFINTTTFTLASGGSYHSIHHGDANNRYSSSIIESNKPIAVYSGTAQSCEVDIATVLPVGGCSGSKWTSTSQFKGYKEQVLPYFGFVLVESLTAIVYVNGTNIESTTGNLRFQLGTTGVYLIRFENTQIGNPANITVTSSARMNVGIVQQGGGFSMSGFFSSFNETPALPEVTKDSNGCAINIITADPGLEPYQWYFEGVLIPGATSQSIIPEKTGNYSITGTRDCGVTGKSAAIYVAVCGDREVTKTVANGSAANEVVFTVAAKNNGPNEDRNVVVTDALPSGYTFVSASPSTGTYDQSTGIWNIGNLAVNAAAALNIIATIKTIGGVTNTASIKGDNIDLTLTNDSDNATPQAELKLVKTARTGVFNKAGDVITYDLVVTNTGKVPVFNINITDANADSGSISPASVATLLPGASANSTATHTVTLADLIASKVINSAEAKGVDGSNNPVEDISGSATDNDTETETETKSVIFADNDTVNAINGNTGATNVINIFANDNINGNSFVPADVVVTLGTSGVPAGLTLNTDGSVDVAAGTAAGTYTFDYKICQVDIPLNCADATVTVIVTTIDATNDTPSPINGTTGGTIPTVFGNDTLDGVAFLPTDVTLTTSTTLPTGLTLNSDGTITVDANTAPGTYPITYSICQVANPLICDTATTTVIVNTIDATNDTPSPINGTTGGTTPTVFANDTLDGVAFLPADVTLTTSTALPTGLTLNSDGTITVDANTSPGTYPVAYSICQVANPLICDTATTTVIVTTIDATNDTPNPINGTTGGTIPTVFANDTLDGVAFLPADVTLTTSTTLPTGLTLNSDGTITVDANTSPGTYPVTYSICQVANPLICDTATTTVIVTRINATNDTPNPINGTTGGTTPTVFGNDTLDGVTFLPTDVTLTTSTVLPTGLTLNSDGTITVDANTAPGTYPITYSICQVANPLICDTATTTVIVTTIDATNDTPNPINGTTGGTIPTVFANDTLDGVAFLPTDVTLTTSTVLPTGLTLNSDGTITVDANTAPGTYPITYSICQVANPLICDTATTTVIVTTINADNDTPSPINGTTGGTIPTIFENDTLDGVTFLPTDVTLTTSTVLPTGLTLNSDGTITVDANTAPGSYPITYSICQVANPLICDTATTTVVVTTINADNDTQSPINGTTGGTIPTVFGNDTMDGATFLPTDVTLTTSTTLPTGLTLNSDGTITVDANTAPGTYPITYSICQVANLLICDTATTTVIVTTIDATNDTPNPINGTTGGTIPTVFGNDTLDGVAFLPIDVTLTTSTVLPTGLTLNSDGTITVNANTAPGTYPITYSICQVANPLICDTATTTVVVTTINADNDTPSPINGTTGGTIPTVFGNDTLDGVAFLPTDVTLTTSTVLPTGLTLNSDGTITVDANTAPGTYPVTYSICQVANPLICDTATIDVIVQVPTIEVIKKGTFNDANGDGFAQKGETITYNFSVVNTGTMQLTNVVVTDPMVTVTGGPIAVLNVGTKDDTTFSATYVITQADVDAGAINNQALVTATPIVGTPISNLSDSNDPALPGKNDSTITKLSQNPGLKLLKHGIFEDANHDGSVSEGDRINYVFRVINTGNVTIKDIVVTDPMVTVTGGPISLEPLAFDTTTFTASYVLTQSDIDLGAVYNLALVTGNDPNRVSIDNDSEDISPLTPQDKFYEPACPTCTVTTLEQKSGIALVKTAVFNDENNNKNAEAGETITYSFVVTNTGNVRLTNVVINDPLPGIVMTGGPISLSPGESDNISFKGIYALKQSDINTGKVSNQAFVTAKNPLGVTVSDASDDNDNSGNNPTVSQIEGCVIKIFNAMSPNGDTKNERFYIQGLECYPDNTVEIYNRWGVLVFERENYNNEERAFRGMSEGRTTVKQSDGLPVGTYYYILKYKDSDSNAHQEAGYLYLSK; this is encoded by the coding sequence ATGAGAAAAAAATTACCCAAAAAACTACTGTTTTTAGTTTTGTTTCTTTTTTTTGTATTTAAGGGAAATGCCCAATACGCAACCAGTCACTATATAGCGCCATCACCTTGGCAGTATTGGAGTAATGCAAATGAAATTGTACTTACGACCGAATCGACCACAACGGTCACGGTAACCTTAAAGAAAAGTGACGGTACATTGCTTGCAACCCGAACGCTTACTTCGGCCGCGCCTAATGTATATCGTTTCGCTGGTTCGCCATGGCTATTAAATAGTAACCCTGTTAATACTATTCAGGACGATAGAGGTTTAATAGTAGAATGTACAGGTGGAAAAGTATCTGTAAATCTTAGAAATGTAGCTTCAGATCAGGCTAGTTCTGGTGGTGGAGATACCGACGGGAAAACCATTAAAGGAAATGCTTCTTTGGTTAGTTTTGGTAATGAAGGCAGGGGAACTGCTTTCCGTTTGGGATATTACCGAAGTAATTTTGCAGGTATTGCAGGATTTAACGGAGCCGCCAATCTTCCCGTGTATTCGGTTATGGCAATTGATGATAATACACAAGTAAAGCTAAACGGAGCCAATTTGGTGCTCTTAAATAAAGGACAAAGTTATTTGTTTCAACCTACGGGTACAGGAGATTTACTTGAAGCAAATAAACCGGTAGTAGCTAATACTGGTGCTTATACAGACACTCCGGGAGGATGTGGGGATGGAGCAGTAGATCAAATGGCACCGGTAAGTATTTTAGGAACAAAATATATTGTAGTAAGAGGTAGTGGTACGGCAGGAACAGGAGCTAATTTACCTGAACAGTCTACCATCATTGCATCTGAGGAAAATACTCAGGTTACAGTAACTAATTATGCTCCAAATGGAGCTTTTATTAATACAACAACTTTTACACTTGCAAGCGGAGGATCCTATCATTCTATTCATCATGGCGATGCTAATAATCGTTATTCATCCTCAATAATAGAATCAAATAAACCTATTGCAGTATATTCAGGAACAGCACAATCATGTGAAGTAGATATTGCTACCGTTCTTCCGGTAGGAGGATGTTCCGGATCAAAATGGACTTCGACAAGTCAGTTTAAAGGGTATAAGGAACAAGTGTTGCCTTATTTTGGATTTGTACTGGTAGAATCTCTAACAGCGATTGTTTATGTAAACGGGACTAATATTGAGAGCACAACAGGTAATCTTCGTTTCCAGTTAGGTACAACAGGAGTTTATTTAATTAGATTTGAAAACACACAAATTGGAAACCCTGCAAATATTACTGTTACTTCTTCGGCAAGAATGAATGTAGGGATTGTACAGCAAGGTGGAGGATTTTCGATGTCGGGATTCTTTTCTTCTTTTAATGAAACCCCGGCACTGCCTGAAGTTACAAAAGACAGTAATGGTTGTGCGATTAACATCATAACTGCCGATCCTGGATTAGAACCTTACCAATGGTATTTTGAAGGAGTGTTGATACCAGGCGCAACCAGTCAATCTATCATTCCGGAAAAAACAGGAAACTATTCGATTACCGGAACACGTGATTGTGGAGTTACAGGAAAATCGGCTGCAATATATGTTGCTGTTTGTGGAGATCGTGAAGTCACCAAAACAGTTGCAAACGGATCAGCCGCTAATGAAGTTGTATTTACGGTGGCAGCTAAAAATAACGGACCAAATGAAGACCGAAATGTTGTTGTTACGGATGCTTTACCTTCAGGGTATACTTTTGTTTCAGCTTCCCCAAGCACAGGAACTTATGATCAAAGTACCGGAATTTGGAACATTGGTAATCTTGCCGTTAATGCTGCTGCTGCCTTAAATATTATAGCAACTATAAAAACTATAGGTGGGGTTACGAACACAGCAAGTATAAAAGGTGATAATATTGATCTCACTTTGACGAATGACAGTGATAACGCAACACCTCAAGCTGAATTAAAACTGGTGAAAACAGCCAGAACAGGAGTATTTAATAAAGCCGGAGATGTAATCACTTATGATCTTGTCGTTACGAATACGGGTAAAGTACCGGTATTTAATATCAATATTACAGATGCTAATGCAGATTCCGGAAGTATTTCTCCAGCATCAGTAGCAACGCTTCTTCCGGGTGCTTCAGCAAATAGTACAGCCACCCATACTGTAACGCTTGCTGATCTTATAGCCAGTAAAGTGATTAATTCAGCCGAAGCAAAAGGTGTTGACGGCAGTAACAATCCAGTTGAAGATATATCAGGATCAGCTACAGATAATGATACAGAAACGGAAACAGAAACAAAATCTGTAATTTTTGCAGATAATGATACTGTAAATGCTATTAATGGAAATACAGGAGCAACTAATGTGATTAACATTTTTGCAAATGATAATATAAATGGGAATTCATTTGTTCCTGCAGACGTTGTTGTAACTTTGGGAACATCAGGTGTTCCTGCCGGATTAACTTTGAATACTGACGGTAGTGTTGATGTTGCAGCGGGAACAGCGGCCGGAACTTATACATTCGATTATAAGATTTGTCAGGTTGATATTCCTTTAAATTGTGCCGATGCAACTGTTACAGTAATTGTAACTACAATCGATGCTACAAATGATACGCCAAGTCCAATCAACGGAACAACTGGCGGAACAATCCCAACTGTTTTTGGAAATGATACATTGGACGGAGTTGCATTTTTACCAACAGATGTAACATTAACAACATCAACAACTCTTCCAACAGGATTAACTTTAAATTCAGATGGAACAATTACAGTTGATGCTAACACAGCGCCTGGAACTTATCCTATTACATATAGTATTTGTCAGGTTGCCAATCCATTAATTTGTGATACAGCAACTACAACAGTAATTGTAAACACAATCGATGCTACAAACGATACACCAAGCCCAATCAACGGAACAACAGGAGGAACGACTCCAACTGTTTTTGCAAATGATACTTTAGATGGAGTTGCATTTTTACCGGCAGATGTTACATTAACGACTTCAACAGCTCTTCCAACAGGATTAACTTTAAATTCAGATGGAACGATTACAGTTGACGCTAATACATCACCGGGAACTTATCCTGTTGCATATAGTATTTGTCAGGTTGCCAATCCATTGATTTGTGACACAGCAACTACAACTGTAATTGTAACTACAATCGATGCTACAAACGATACACCAAATCCAATCAACGGAACAACAGGAGGAACAATTCCAACTGTTTTTGCAAATGATACTTTGGATGGAGTTGCATTTTTACCGGCTGATGTTACATTAACAACTTCAACAACTCTTCCAACAGGATTAACTTTAAATTCAGATGGAACTATTACAGTTGACGCTAATACATCACCGGGAACTTATCCTGTTACATATAGTATTTGTCAGGTTGCCAATCCATTGATTTGTGACACAGCAACTACAACTGTAATTGTAACTAGAATCAATGCTACAAACGATACACCAAATCCAATCAACGGAACAACGGGAGGAACAACACCAACTGTTTTTGGAAATGATACTTTAGATGGAGTTACATTTTTACCTACAGATGTTACATTAACGACTTCAACAGTTCTTCCAACAGGATTGACATTAAATTCAGACGGAACTATTACGGTTGATGCTAATACAGCGCCTGGAACTTATCCTATAACTTATAGTATTTGTCAGGTTGCCAATCCATTGATTTGCGATACAGCAACTACAACAGTAATTGTAACTACAATCGATGCTACAAACGATACACCAAATCCAATCAACGGAACAACAGGAGGAACAATCCCAACTGTTTTTGCAAATGATACTTTGGATGGAGTTGCATTTTTACCGACAGATGTTACATTAACGACTTCAACAGTTCTTCCCACAGGATTGACTTTAAATTCAGACGGAACAATAACGGTTGATGCTAACACAGCACCGGGAACTTATCCTATAACTTATTCAATTTGTCAGGTTGCTAATCCATTGATTTGTGATACAGCAACTACAACAGTAATTGTAACTACAATCAATGCAGATAACGATACACCAAGTCCAATCAACGGAACAACAGGTGGAACAATACCAACTATTTTTGAAAATGATACTTTGGATGGAGTTACATTTTTACCGACAGATGTAACACTTACAACTTCAACAGTTCTTCCAACAGGATTGACTTTAAATTCAGACGGAACAATAACGGTTGATGCTAACACAGCACCGGGAAGTTATCCTATAACTTATAGTATTTGTCAGGTTGCCAATCCATTGATTTGTGATACGGCTACAACAACTGTAGTAGTTACGACAATCAATGCAGATAACGATACACAAAGTCCAATCAACGGAACAACAGGCGGAACAATCCCAACTGTTTTTGGAAATGATACTATGGACGGAGCTACATTTTTACCGACAGATGTAACACTTACAACTTCGACAACTCTTCCGACAGGATTGACTTTAAATTCAGACGGAACTATTACTGTTGATGCTAATACAGCACCGGGAACTTATCCTATAACTTATAGTATTTGTCAGGTTGCCAATCTATTAATTTGTGATACGGCAACTACAACAGTAATTGTAACTACAATCGATGCTACAAACGATACACCAAATCCAATCAACGGAACAACAGGAGGAACAATACCAACTGTTTTTGGAAATGATACTTTGGATGGAGTTGCATTTTTACCTATAGATGTTACACTTACCACTTCAACAGTTCTTCCAACAGGATTGACTTTAAATTCAGACGGAACTATTACCGTTAATGCTAACACAGCACCGGGAACTTATCCTATAACTTATAGTATTTGTCAGGTTGCTAATCCATTGATTTGTGATACGGCTACAACAACTGTAGTAGTTACGACAATCAATGCAGATAACGATACTCCAAGTCCAATCAACGGAACAACAGGAGGAACAATACCAACTGTTTTTGGAAATGATACTTTGGATGGAGTTGCATTTTTACCGACAGATGTAACACTTACAACTTCAACAGTTCTTCCAACAGGATTAACTTTAAATTCAGACGGAACAATTACCGTTGATGCTAACACAGCACCGGGAACTTATCCTGTTACTTATAGTATTTGTCAGGTTGCCAATCCATTAATTTGTGATACAGCAACAATAGATGTTATAGTTCAGGTGCCTACTATAGAAGTTATCAAAAAAGGAACTTTTAATGATGCCAATGGCGATGGTTTTGCTCAAAAAGGAGAAACGATTACTTATAATTTTTCAGTAGTAAATACGGGAACAATGCAATTAACCAATGTTGTTGTAACCGACCCAATGGTTACTGTAACTGGCGGCCCAATTGCGGTATTAAATGTTGGCACAAAAGACGATACCACGTTCAGCGCGACTTATGTAATCACACAGGCAGATGTTGATGCAGGAGCTATCAACAATCAGGCTTTGGTAACAGCAACTCCAATTGTTGGAACTCCAATATCTAATTTATCAGACAGTAATGACCCTGCGTTACCAGGGAAAAATGATTCAACAATAACGAAGCTATCTCAGAATCCTGGTTTAAAATTATTGAAACACGGCATATTTGAAGATGCAAATCATGACGGATCAGTAAGTGAAGGCGACCGTATTAATTATGTTTTTAGAGTAATCAATACAGGAAATGTTACCATCAAAGATATTGTAGTAACTGATCCTATGGTTACAGTTACAGGCGGACCAATTTCACTGGAACCACTAGCTTTTGATACAACAACTTTTACAGCAAGTTATGTACTTACGCAATCAGATATCGATTTGGGAGCAGTGTATAATTTAGCTCTGGTTACTGGAAATGATCCAAATAGAGTAAGTATCGATAATGATTCTGAAGATATTTCACCATTAACTCCACAAGATAAATTTTACGAGCCTGCTTGTCCTACTTGTACCGTTACTACTTTGGAACAAAAATCAGGAATTGCCTTAGTTAAAACAGCGGTATTTAATGATGAAAACAATAATAAAAATGCCGAAGCAGGTGAAACCATAACATATAGTTTTGTTGTTACCAATACAGGAAATGTGAGGCTAACAAATGTTGTTATCAACGATCCGTTGCCAGGAATTGTTATGACAGGAGGACCAATCTCGTTATCTCCGGGAGAAAGTGATAATATTAGTTTTAAAGGAATTTATGCTTTAAAACAAAGTGATATCAATACAGGAAAAGTTTCTAATCAGGCTTTTGTAACTGCAAAAAATCCTCTGGGTGTTACTGTAAGTGATGCTTCTGATGATAATGATAACTCAGGAAATAATCCAACTGTTTCACAAATAGAAGGCTGCGTAATCAAAATCTTTAATGCGATGTCTCCAAATGGAGATACCAAAAACGAACGCTTCTACATTCAGGGCTTAGAATGTTATCCTGACAATACAGTTGAGATCTACAACCGTTGGGGAGTTTTGGTGTTCGAGCGTGAGAATTATAATAACGAAGAACGTGCTTTTAGAGGAATGTCTGAAGGACGCACAACAGTAAAACAATCAGACGGATTACCGGTTGGAACGTATTACTATATTCTTAAGTACAAAGACAGCGATTCAAACGCACATCAGGAAGCAGGATATTTATATCTGAGTAAATAA
- a CDS encoding helix-turn-helix domain-containing protein, producing MHLKRIFILFIAVVFPYLSAAQGSKFDSIFSETAQVLLSSNPKKALSNTDYLYKISTNNSERIRSSMLRATLLRQYGIRNEAVAALKRADSLAIIDKNYNMQARINGFLSTLYREFEIYTLGKIHLQKAVNISKKIEDKTDMYKFQGNLSQEIAYYDMYSSNFSKAIEHLKKGNQLFEKAGTTIDINFQTAVNNELIAKNFLLLHKVDSAFFYFNKAKKGLESSQSPNSPLKGFIYNGLANAYTAMGDFKNAISNYKTAEQIAKDSNFFILKQEVYNSLLEFYKKTDNKKYITYNELNVTLNKDEEQSRKLIADDLIKTLRKKQFDNHSEYQKSKYLIIGSCIFIILIIIGLYIFKRKQDYNKIKKFISKSENQTETEIKIAPKKDVAKEYMSEATESTILESIKQFEKSDLYLNKDISLNSVAAELSINHRYLSYVINKHKSKDFATYINELRINYIINQLKNDPNYLKYKISYLADQCGFLSHSRFTITFKKVTGVSPLTFITYLQKENQEKKQLNHAAKTKQMS from the coding sequence ATGCACCTAAAACGTATTTTTATTTTATTTATAGCTGTGGTTTTTCCTTATTTAAGTGCTGCACAAGGTTCAAAATTTGACAGTATTTTTTCAGAAACAGCACAGGTATTGCTGAGTTCAAATCCAAAGAAAGCTCTAAGCAATACCGATTATCTCTATAAGATTTCAACTAACAATTCTGAAAGAATCAGATCAAGCATGCTTAGGGCAACGCTTTTGCGCCAATACGGTATACGCAATGAGGCCGTTGCTGCATTAAAACGTGCAGACAGTTTGGCCATAATCGACAAAAATTATAACATGCAGGCAAGAATAAACGGTTTTTTATCTACACTTTACCGTGAATTCGAAATCTATACCTTAGGAAAAATACACTTGCAGAAAGCTGTAAATATCAGTAAGAAAATTGAAGACAAAACCGACATGTATAAGTTTCAAGGCAACTTGTCTCAGGAAATAGCCTACTACGACATGTACTCTTCGAATTTTTCAAAAGCTATTGAGCATCTTAAAAAAGGCAATCAATTATTCGAAAAGGCCGGAACAACTATTGACATTAACTTTCAAACAGCGGTCAATAACGAACTTATTGCCAAAAACTTTCTTCTATTGCATAAAGTCGATTCTGCATTTTTCTATTTTAATAAAGCAAAAAAAGGACTCGAATCATCACAATCTCCAAATAGTCCTCTCAAAGGATTTATATATAATGGTCTTGCAAATGCTTATACAGCAATGGGCGATTTTAAAAATGCTATTTCAAATTACAAAACAGCCGAGCAAATAGCAAAAGATTCCAATTTTTTTATATTAAAGCAGGAAGTCTATAATTCTTTGTTGGAGTTTTATAAAAAAACCGATAACAAAAAATACATTACTTACAATGAACTCAATGTTACGCTCAATAAAGATGAAGAGCAAAGCCGAAAACTTATAGCAGATGATTTGATAAAAACACTACGTAAAAAACAGTTTGACAACCATTCTGAATATCAAAAAAGTAAGTATCTTATTATTGGCAGCTGTATTTTTATTATCCTAATTATCATTGGCTTATATATATTTAAAAGAAAACAGGATTATAATAAAATTAAAAAATTTATTAGTAAAAGCGAAAACCAGACAGAAACCGAAATTAAGATCGCTCCTAAGAAAGATGTCGCCAAAGAGTATATGTCTGAGGCAACTGAAAGCACCATTTTAGAAAGCATAAAGCAATTTGAGAAATCTGATTTGTATCTCAACAAAGACATTTCCTTAAATTCCGTAGCTGCAGAACTTAGCATTAACCACCGTTATCTATCGTACGTTATTAACAAACATAAATCAAAGGATTTTGCCACTTATATCAATGAACTTCGAATCAATTATATCATTAACCAACTCAAAAATGATCCTAATTATTTAAAATATAAAATAAGCTATCTCGCCGATCAATGCGGTTTTTTATCGCATAGCAGATTTACAATTACCTTTAAAAAAGTTACCGGAGTTTCTCCCCTAACTTTTATTACCTATCTTCAAAAAGAAAACCAGGAGAAAAAACAATTAAATCATGCTGCCAAGACAAAACAGATGAGTTAA